The following proteins come from a genomic window of Synechococcus sp. NB0720_010:
- a CDS encoding ATP-binding cassette domain-containing protein: MTLSRNGSESSSPAQLIRDLTLSPEAPLAFCLRLLLQQLMWMGRSEQLFELFGPDPRQMDLVEARNLLLRLGYGSTQERLQSWDQLQGYGLPALYLTPEQHPYVLSRDGQGLLLAANPDGRVGLADVPVGGSLVVFYEAPPSDRVALVQQVLYRFRHRISLLYGISFALALLALVVPFYIRAVYNVVIPSENLFTGAWLFLGVLLLFGLDWTLRQWRSSQLAQLAARLDALLGVKLIEKTIGLDSNQTETLGTRSYRNRQRNLDALLVYLQGPLALALLDFPFVLLYLGAIALIAGPLVLIPLVLMGITAILVLVMSRYYGVAADLSLSSEIGIAQAQQELVSRFLEVKQSSLEWVWLQRLRGLSAQSTSSALTINRQLGRLQVVVSTASQLAGVLTLAFGVWLASNSEEGAAAMGTLIAAMFFVWRVFTPFQQLMNAMLRLSSMRKQFAQLDQFFKLRQSTRMAAESPHHRLYGSVLLDSGTCRLGRDSSLALTRVSLSVEPGQILALTGKAGCGKSAVLRVIDQLYPLSNGSLLFDGVDYRQFSPDLIQSNIAFVMERSELLPGTVLSNLMAMNPDVTPPHVRSICERIGILDYLESLPDGLDTSLDEAFVYQLPHGVLRLFSLAQALIKDTPILLIDDLSQGLSPDQFQIFLEALPSFRVSFFSGHPRSVVIATDNRLLLEKVDQLCILDKGVTTFQGTPEELRQRLQNRP, from the coding sequence ATGACTTTGTCCCGCAATGGCTCTGAATCCAGCAGTCCCGCTCAGTTGATTCGCGACCTGACGCTCAGTCCCGAAGCTCCGTTGGCCTTTTGCCTGCGACTGTTGTTGCAGCAGTTGATGTGGATGGGACGGTCAGAGCAGCTGTTTGAGCTGTTTGGTCCTGATCCCCGTCAGATGGACCTGGTGGAAGCCCGGAACCTGCTGTTGCGGTTGGGCTACGGCAGCACCCAGGAGCGTCTTCAGAGCTGGGATCAGTTACAGGGTTACGGCCTACCTGCGCTTTATCTGACACCAGAGCAGCACCCCTATGTGTTGTCGCGGGACGGGCAAGGTCTCCTGTTGGCTGCCAATCCTGACGGTCGCGTTGGTCTTGCAGATGTGCCGGTCGGCGGCAGCCTGGTTGTTTTTTACGAAGCGCCTCCCAGCGATCGCGTGGCCTTGGTGCAGCAGGTTCTGTATCGCTTCCGTCACCGCATTTCGCTGCTCTATGGAATCAGCTTTGCGCTTGCTCTATTGGCACTGGTCGTGCCCTTTTACATCCGGGCCGTTTATAACGTCGTGATTCCCAGTGAAAACCTCTTCACGGGAGCCTGGCTGTTCCTTGGCGTCTTGTTGTTGTTTGGTCTGGATTGGACCCTACGTCAATGGAGAAGCAGTCAGTTGGCGCAGCTGGCGGCACGCCTTGATGCCTTATTGGGCGTGAAGCTGATTGAGAAGACGATCGGACTGGACTCCAACCAGACTGAAACCTTAGGGACTCGCAGCTACCGCAATCGGCAGCGCAACCTCGATGCGCTATTGGTCTATTTGCAAGGACCACTTGCCCTGGCCCTGCTGGACTTTCCCTTTGTCCTGCTCTATCTGGGTGCGATTGCACTGATCGCAGGCCCCTTGGTCTTGATCCCCTTGGTCTTGATGGGCATCACCGCCATCTTGGTCCTGGTGATGTCTCGTTATTACGGCGTCGCTGCTGATCTCAGCCTCTCCAGTGAAATCGGAATTGCTCAGGCGCAGCAGGAGTTGGTGAGCCGCTTTTTGGAGGTGAAGCAATCCAGTTTGGAGTGGGTCTGGCTGCAGCGTTTGCGTGGTCTCTCGGCTCAGAGCACCAGTAGCGCACTGACGATCAACCGCCAATTGGGGCGCCTGCAGGTGGTTGTCAGTACCGCCTCTCAGCTGGCCGGGGTGTTGACTCTGGCGTTTGGCGTTTGGCTCGCTTCGAACAGCGAAGAGGGTGCCGCTGCCATGGGCACTCTGATTGCCGCAATGTTCTTCGTCTGGAGGGTCTTTACACCCTTCCAGCAGTTGATGAACGCGATGTTGCGTTTGAGTTCGATGCGCAAGCAGTTCGCTCAACTGGATCAGTTTTTCAAGCTTCGTCAATCCACCCGGATGGCGGCTGAATCACCGCATCATCGGCTCTATGGCTCGGTCCTCTTGGATTCCGGCACCTGTCGATTGGGTCGTGACAGCAGTTTGGCTTTGACGCGGGTCTCCCTCTCGGTGGAACCCGGCCAAATCCTGGCTCTGACGGGGAAAGCCGGTTGCGGCAAAAGTGCGGTGTTGCGGGTGATTGATCAGCTGTATCCGCTCTCCAATGGCTCATTGCTCTTTGACGGTGTTGACTATCGCCAGTTCAGTCCTGATCTGATTCAAAGCAACATCGCTTTCGTGATGGAGCGCTCAGAGCTGCTGCCTGGGACGGTGCTCTCCAACCTGATGGCGATGAATCCCGACGTGACGCCACCCCACGTGCGCTCGATTTGCGAACGCATCGGGATCTTGGACTATCTGGAATCATTGCCTGACGGGCTCGACACCTCCCTGGATGAGGCATTTGTTTATCAGCTGCCCCATGGGGTATTGCGTTTGTTCTCCCTGGCGCAGGCCCTGATTAAAGACACCCCAATCCTGTTGATCGACGACCTCAGTCAGGGGTTATCTCCGGATCAATTCCAAATCTTTCTCGAGGCCCTTCCCTCTTTTCGGGTGTCGTTCTTCAGCGGCCACCCGCGCAGTGTTGTCATCGCCACCGACAACCGCTTGTTACTTGAGAAGGTCGATCAGCTCTGCATTCTCGACAAAGGGGTGACCACCTTCCAGGGCACTCCCGAGGAGTTACGCCAACGGCTTCAAAACAGGCCCTAG
- a CDS encoding HlyD family type I secretion periplasmic adaptor subunit, with amino-acid sequence MTSSSVNANPEPSKDEGASSPPSAGWFAKLPGLDQSDVAALVGHQRLSQALDLEQKPDNRHLRLSLYFLGGAAALFVPWAALTPLTQVVQASGEVVPEGAVNVVQHLEGGIVSKVDVRDGQEVKEGQVLLELSPKLVGSEYDAAEQKLKNLLLQQKQLQAAIRGDATLSVGDLQGIEQGNKVSAAQQQLLTSRLANRADQLAAARATVQQKQAEVEGLNEQINLQTQQVAMWASLQESGGASRLQLLHTKTQLAEMKGARNEARKALSQAQANLKGVESGLHFENNSQIAELVSEEAVVAENIKKVRNQLERTKVTAPVSGVISDLRYKAPGAVVGPGAVVLQVVPTGSKKLVEVRVPSKDIGFVKVGQRVDVKLQPFDSTIYGSVPGKVLSLAGTTVQDPDTRAYYYLARVELDRQFVDQRRKTFPIQAGMPLVADIQGQRRSVLRYLFQPFTRTMDSALRESR; translated from the coding sequence ATGACTTCCTCCTCTGTCAACGCCAACCCTGAGCCAAGCAAGGATGAGGGCGCATCCTCCCCCCCCTCTGCCGGCTGGTTCGCCAAGCTTCCTGGTTTGGATCAATCCGACGTGGCGGCGTTGGTTGGACATCAGCGCTTATCCCAGGCCCTTGATCTCGAGCAAAAGCCGGACAACCGTCACCTGCGCCTGTCCTTGTACTTCCTCGGTGGTGCAGCAGCTTTGTTTGTCCCCTGGGCGGCCCTGACTCCGTTGACTCAGGTCGTTCAGGCTTCCGGTGAGGTCGTGCCAGAGGGAGCGGTGAATGTGGTCCAGCACTTGGAGGGAGGGATTGTCTCCAAGGTGGATGTCCGCGATGGCCAGGAGGTCAAAGAGGGACAGGTGTTGCTGGAGCTCAGCCCCAAGTTGGTGGGCAGCGAATATGACGCAGCTGAGCAGAAGCTCAAGAACCTGTTGCTGCAGCAAAAGCAACTACAGGCGGCGATTCGTGGTGACGCAACCCTCTCGGTTGGCGATCTCCAGGGGATCGAGCAGGGCAACAAGGTCAGTGCTGCCCAGCAACAGCTGTTGACCAGCCGCCTTGCCAATCGAGCTGATCAGCTGGCCGCTGCTCGGGCCACGGTGCAGCAGAAGCAGGCGGAAGTCGAGGGGTTGAACGAGCAGATCAATCTCCAAACCCAGCAGGTTGCGATGTGGGCGTCGCTTCAGGAGTCCGGCGGGGCCTCAAGGTTGCAGTTGCTCCATACCAAGACGCAGCTGGCGGAGATGAAGGGGGCGCGGAATGAAGCGCGCAAGGCCTTGAGCCAGGCCCAAGCCAACCTGAAGGGCGTGGAATCCGGCCTGCATTTCGAGAACAACTCACAAATCGCAGAGTTGGTGAGCGAAGAGGCTGTGGTGGCAGAAAACATCAAAAAAGTGCGCAACCAGCTCGAGCGCACCAAGGTCACGGCCCCGGTCAGTGGGGTGATCAGCGACCTGCGCTACAAGGCCCCGGGTGCTGTGGTGGGTCCAGGTGCTGTGGTTCTGCAGGTCGTTCCGACTGGCAGTAAGAAGTTGGTGGAGGTGCGGGTGCCATCCAAAGACATTGGCTTTGTGAAGGTGGGGCAGCGGGTGGACGTGAAGCTCCAGCCGTTTGATTCCACCATTTATGGCTCTGTGCCCGGCAAGGTGCTGAGTTTGGCAGGCACCACGGTGCAAGATCCGGATACCCGTGCCTACTACTACCTGGCACGGGTGGAGCTGGACCGGCAGTTTGTGGATCAGCGCCGCAAGACATTTCCGATTCAAGCGGGGATGCCTCTGGTTGCGGATATCCAGGGGCAACGCCGCAGCGTCCTGCGTTATCTCTTCCAGCCGTTCACTCGGACGATGGATTCAGCACTACGGGAGAGTCGCTAA